Proteins encoded together in one Plasmodium cynomolgi strain B DNA, chromosome 9, whole genome shotgun sequence window:
- a CDS encoding IWS1-like protein (putative): MEINAGSSATDEPAKSADLFKDESGIVESSSVEGGNVERGNVELGNVERGNVESFKKRMRAAKRMPSRKKKREIKDADSEEEQNAQEVEKKQKGGAEETGDAGEAEETGEAEETGEAEETGEAEETGDQQLDGDRGGKDEKHPNHEDTEEDPSNENSPGKRKRKSKLKKKGDQEQINERSIHSADNDFTTKDNIFGNENFSDESQSGGEARNEQVGDGGDDSADGDDDDGDDDDDEDDGGANQNSERGKKKKRKLRPSKDKSAEEGGKRKKLKSAAKKSKFIDSVAEEGEEDESESEGDSEDLLDDEGDYDNEDINDSSKSEKKKNPILMKY, from the exons ATGGAAATCAACGCAGGCAGTAGCGCCACGGACGAACCCGCGAAAAGCGCGGACTTATTCAAAGACGAAAGCGGCATCGTTGAAAGCAGCAGTGTGGAAGGCGGAAACGTCGAACGTGGTAACGTTGAACTCGGCAACGTTGAGCGCGGCAATGTCGAGAGCTTCAAAAAGAGGATGAGGGCTGCGAAGAGGATGCCCtccaggaagaagaagagggaaATAAAGGACGCCGACTCGGAGGAAGAGCAGAACGCCCAggaggtggagaaaaaacagaagggAGGTGCGGAAGAAACGGGAGATgcgggagaagcggaagaaacgggagaagcggaagaaacgggagaagcggaagaaacgggagaagcggaagaaacgGGAGACCAACAACTCGATGGAGACCGTGGCGGAAAGGATGAAAAGCACCCAAACCATGAGGACACAGAAGAAGACCCCTCGAATGAGAACAGCCCagggaagaggaaaaggaaatcaaagctgaagaaaaaaggcgaCCAAGAACAAATTAACGAAAGGAGTATCCACTCTGCGGACAACGACTTTACCACGAAAGACAACATATTTGGGAACGAAAACTTTTCTGATGAGAGCCAGAGCGGCGGGGAGGCTCGCAATGAGCAGGTCGGTGATGGCGGTGATGACAGCGCAGATGGCGACGATGATGACggtgatgacgatgatgacgagGACGATGGCGGTGCCAACCAAAACagcgaaagggggaaaaaaaaaaaaagaaagctgCGCCCCAGCAAGGATAAAAGCGCGGAAGAGGGaggcaaaaggaaaaaactcAAGTCGGCCGCGAAGAAGAGCAAGTTTATAGATAGTGTCGcggaggaaggggaggaggatgaGAGTGAGAGCGAAGGCGACAGCGAGGA CCTACTGGACGATGAAGGAGATTACGATAACGAAGACATAAACGATTCGAGTaaatctgaaaaaaaaaaaaatcccattttgatgaaatactag